In Actinomycetes bacterium, the following are encoded in one genomic region:
- a CDS encoding arylsulfatase → MPQDRPNILVIWGDDIGISNLSCYSDGLMGYRTPNIDRIAEEGARFTDYYGEQSCTAGRAAFITGQNPIRTGLTKVGLPGAELGMQSTTPTVATALKAQGYATGQFGKNHFGDRDEHLPTMHGFDEFFGNLYHLNAEEEPELDDYPKPEDFPDFRTKFGPRGVLHTWANGDGTQRIEDTGPLTRKRMETVDDEFIEAATEFIRDKAESQTPFFVWFNSTHMHFRTHTKPESRGQAGRWQSGYHDTMIDHDAQVGELLGLLDELGLAEDTIVLYSTDNGPHMNSWPDAGMTPFRGEKNTNWEGAYRVPAVVRWPGRIPARTVLNGIMSHNDWYVTLLAAAGVPDIADQLKAGAELNGTTYRVHLDGHNQLPYITADVDSSPRDFFFYVSDDGDLLAVRYDNWKMVFMEQRVVGTLQVWAEPFTELRVPKIFNLRTDPYERADHTSNTYWDWMLDHAFLLVPAQAFVAQMAASFLEFPPTQKPASFGISQALAKLQAGLPSA, encoded by the coding sequence ATGCCGCAGGACAGGCCGAACATCCTGGTGATCTGGGGTGACGACATTGGGATCTCGAATCTCAGCTGCTACAGCGACGGGCTGATGGGTTACCGCACGCCGAACATCGACCGGATCGCGGAGGAAGGGGCGCGGTTCACCGACTACTACGGGGAGCAGAGCTGCACCGCGGGTCGGGCGGCGTTCATCACCGGGCAGAACCCGATCCGTACCGGGCTGACGAAGGTCGGGCTGCCCGGTGCCGAGCTCGGGATGCAGTCGACCACGCCGACTGTCGCGACGGCGCTCAAGGCGCAAGGGTATGCGACCGGTCAGTTCGGGAAGAACCACTTCGGCGACCGTGACGAGCACCTGCCGACGATGCACGGCTTCGACGAGTTCTTCGGCAACCTGTACCACCTCAACGCGGAGGAGGAGCCCGAGCTCGACGACTACCCGAAGCCGGAGGACTTCCCGGACTTCCGGACGAAGTTCGGTCCGCGCGGGGTCCTGCACACCTGGGCCAACGGTGACGGGACCCAGCGCATCGAGGACACCGGTCCGCTGACCCGGAAGAGGATGGAGACCGTCGACGACGAGTTCATCGAGGCTGCGACGGAGTTCATCCGAGACAAGGCGGAGTCGCAGACGCCGTTCTTCGTGTGGTTCAACTCCACGCACATGCATTTCCGCACGCATACCAAGCCGGAGAGCCGCGGCCAGGCGGGTCGGTGGCAGTCGGGCTACCACGACACGATGATCGACCACGACGCGCAGGTCGGTGAGCTGCTCGGGCTCCTCGACGAGCTCGGGCTCGCCGAGGACACGATCGTCCTCTACTCGACCGACAACGGGCCGCACATGAACTCGTGGCCGGACGCCGGCATGACGCCGTTCCGTGGCGAGAAGAACACGAACTGGGAAGGGGCCTATCGAGTGCCCGCCGTGGTGCGCTGGCCGGGACGCATCCCGGCGCGGACCGTGCTCAACGGGATCATGAGCCACAACGACTGGTATGTCACGTTGCTCGCCGCCGCTGGCGTCCCGGACATCGCCGACCAGCTCAAGGCGGGTGCGGAGCTGAACGGAACGACGTACCGCGTGCACCTCGACGGTCACAATCAGCTGCCGTACATCACGGCCGACGTTGACTCGAGTCCGCGGGACTTCTTCTTCTACGTCAGCGACGACGGCGACCTGCTCGCGGTCAGGTACGACAACTGGAAGATGGTGTTCATGGAGCAGCGTGTCGTCGGCACGCTGCAGGTCTGGGCCGAGCCGTTCACCGAGCTGCGCGTGCCGAAGATTTTCAACCTGCGAACCGACCCCTACGAGCGCGCCGACCACACCTCCAACACCTACTGGGACTGGATGCTCGACCACGCGTTCCTGCTGGTCCCGGCGCAGGCGTTCGTCGCGCAGATGGCGGCGTCGTTCCTGGAGTTCCCGCCGACCCAGAAGCCGGCGTCGTTCGGCATCTCCCAGGCGCTGGCCAAGCTGCAGGCCGGGCTCCCAAGCGCATGA